A window of Amycolatopsis australiensis contains these coding sequences:
- the rpsK gene encoding 30S ribosomal protein S11, with protein MPPKSRTAAGAKKVRRKEKKNVAHGHAHIKSTFNNTIVSITDPTGAVIAWASSGHVGFKGSRKSTPFAAQMAAENAARKAAEHGMKKVDVFVKGPGSGRETAIRSLQAAGLEVGTIQDVTPQPHNGCRPPKRRRV; from the coding sequence ATGCCACCGAAGTCTCGTACTGCGGCCGGGGCCAAGAAGGTCCGCCGCAAGGAAAAGAAGAACGTTGCGCACGGTCACGCGCACATCAAGAGCACCTTCAACAACACCATCGTCTCGATCACGGACCCGACCGGTGCCGTGATCGCGTGGGCGTCGAGTGGGCACGTGGGCTTCAAGGGCTCGCGCAAGTCCACCCCGTTCGCCGCGCAGATGGCCGCCGAGAACGCCGCGCGCAAGGCCGCCGAGCACGGCATGAAGAAGGTCGACGTCTTCGTGAAGGGCCCGGGTTCGGGCCGCGAGACGGCGATCCGCTCGCTGCAGGCGGCCGGCCTCGAGGTCGGCACCATCCAGGACGTGACCCCGCAGCCTCACAACGGCTGCCGCCCGCCCAAGCGGCGCCGGGTCTGA
- the rpmJ gene encoding 50S ribosomal protein L36, with translation MKVQPSVKKICDKCKVIRRHGRIMVICENLRHKQRQG, from the coding sequence GTGAAGGTCCAGCCGAGCGTCAAGAAGATCTGCGACAAGTGCAAGGTGATCCGCCGCCACGGCCGGATCATGGTGATCTGCGAGAACCTGCGGCACAAGCAGCGGCAGGGCTGA
- a CDS encoding type Z 30S ribosomal protein S14, which produces MAKKALVHKAAKKPKFAVRAYTRCQRCGRPHAVFRKFGLCRICLREMAHAGELPGVRKSSW; this is translated from the coding sequence ATGGCCAAGAAAGCACTGGTCCACAAGGCCGCGAAGAAGCCGAAGTTCGCCGTGCGCGCCTACACCCGCTGCCAGCGGTGCGGCCGCCCGCACGCCGTGTTCCGCAAGTTCGGGCTCTGCCGGATCTGCCTTCGCGAGATGGCACACGCGGGCGAGCTGCCCGGCGTCCGCAAGTCCAGCTGGTAA
- the rplF gene encoding 50S ribosomal protein L6 yields MSRIGKLPVAVPSGVEVTIDGQHITVKGPKGTLEHTVAEPITVERGEDGALVVKRPDDERTSKALHGLTRTLVNNLVVGVTSGYEKKLEIHGVGYRVQAKGSDLEFALGYSHPVKIEAPEGITFKVESPTRFSVSGIDKQKVGQISAVIRRLRRPDPYKGKGLRYEGEKIRRKVGKTGK; encoded by the coding sequence ATGTCACGCATCGGAAAGCTGCCGGTCGCCGTCCCTTCCGGGGTCGAGGTGACCATCGACGGTCAGCACATCACGGTCAAGGGTCCCAAGGGCACCCTGGAGCACACCGTCGCCGAGCCGATCACGGTCGAGCGCGGCGAGGACGGCGCGCTGGTGGTCAAGCGCCCGGACGACGAGCGCACCAGCAAGGCTCTGCACGGCCTCACCCGCACGCTGGTGAACAACCTGGTCGTGGGGGTGACCTCGGGCTACGAGAAGAAGCTCGAGATCCACGGCGTCGGTTACCGCGTGCAGGCCAAGGGCTCGGACCTCGAGTTCGCCCTCGGCTACAGCCACCCGGTGAAGATCGAGGCCCCGGAAGGCATCACCTTCAAGGTGGAGAGCCCGACCCGGTTCTCGGTCTCCGGCATCGACAAGCAGAAGGTCGGCCAGATCTCGGCGGTCATCCGCCGGCTGCGGCGCCCGGACCCGTACAAGGGCAAGGGCCTGCGGTACGAGGGTGAGAAGATCCGCCGCAAGGTCGGAAAGACGGGTAAGTGA
- the rpsM gene encoding 30S ribosomal protein S13: protein MARLAGVDLPREKRVEIALTYIYGIGRTRSKQLIKAAEINADTRVKDLSDDDLAKLRTYIEENFKVEGDLRREVNADIRRKIEIGCYEGLRWRRGLPVRGQRTKTNARTRKGPKKTVAGKKKAGKK, encoded by the coding sequence ATGGCACGACTCGCTGGCGTGGACCTTCCCCGCGAAAAGCGGGTGGAGATCGCGCTTACGTACATCTACGGCATCGGCCGTACCCGCTCGAAGCAGCTCATCAAGGCTGCCGAGATCAACGCGGACACCCGCGTCAAAGACCTCAGCGATGACGATCTCGCCAAGCTGCGTACGTACATCGAAGAGAACTTCAAGGTCGAGGGTGACCTTCGCCGCGAGGTGAACGCCGACATCCGTCGGAAGATCGAGATCGGGTGCTACGAGGGTCTTCGCTGGCGCCGCGGGCTTCCCGTCCGTGGTCAGCGCACCAAGACGAACGCCCGCACCCGCAAGGGTCCGAAGAAGACGGTCGCCGGCAAGAAGAAGGCTGGCAAGAAGTGA
- a CDS encoding adenylate kinase, giving the protein MTRLVLVGPPGAGKGTQAVALSEQLRVPHISTGELFRAHVGQETPLGQEAKRYLDSGELVPDSVTNEMVRERLAEPDAKAGFLLDGFPRNTKQAEVLGEILGEADVTLDAVIQLQVPEDVVVARLMSRGRADDTEEVIRRRQQIYVSETAPLLEYYAGILVTVDGVGSVEEISGRVLKALRDRT; this is encoded by the coding sequence GTGACGCGCCTGGTTCTCGTCGGCCCGCCCGGTGCGGGCAAAGGTACGCAGGCGGTGGCCCTGTCGGAGCAGCTGCGCGTCCCGCACATCTCCACGGGTGAGCTGTTCCGCGCCCACGTCGGCCAGGAGACGCCGCTCGGCCAGGAGGCCAAGCGCTACCTGGACTCGGGTGAGCTCGTGCCCGACTCGGTGACCAACGAAATGGTCCGCGAGCGCCTGGCGGAGCCGGACGCGAAGGCCGGCTTCCTGCTCGACGGCTTCCCCCGCAACACCAAGCAGGCCGAGGTTCTCGGCGAGATCCTCGGCGAGGCCGACGTCACGCTCGACGCGGTGATCCAGCTGCAGGTCCCGGAGGACGTCGTCGTCGCCCGGCTCATGTCGCGCGGCCGCGCGGACGACACCGAAGAGGTCATCCGCCGCCGCCAGCAGATCTACGTGTCGGAGACCGCGCCGCTGCTGGAGTACTACGCCGGCATCCTGGTGACCGTCGACGGGGTCGGCAGCGTCGAGGAGATCTCCGGCCGGGTGCTGAAAGCGCTGCGCGACCGCACGTGA
- the rplX gene encoding 50S ribosomal protein L24 has translation MKVKKGDTVVVIAGKDKGAKGKVIQAYPERQRVLVEGVNRIKKHTRITQTQRGAQSGGIVTQEAPIHVSNVMVVDSDGKPTRVGYRIGEDGKKVRISRRNGKDI, from the coding sequence ATGAAGGTGAAGAAGGGCGACACGGTCGTCGTCATCGCCGGCAAGGACAAGGGCGCCAAGGGCAAGGTCATCCAGGCTTACCCGGAGCGTCAGCGGGTGCTGGTCGAGGGCGTGAACCGGATCAAGAAGCACACGCGGATCACCCAGACCCAGCGCGGCGCGCAGTCCGGTGGCATCGTCACGCAGGAGGCGCCGATCCACGTCTCGAACGTGATGGTGGTCGACTCGGACGGCAAGCCGACCCGGGTGGGTTACCGCATCGGCGAGGACGGCAAGAAGGTCCGGATCTCGCGCCGGAACGGTAAGGACATCTGA
- the rplE gene encoding 50S ribosomal protein L5, whose product MTTAEKVAPRLKVRYRDEIKGQLQAEFSFANVHQIPGVVKVVVNMGVGDAARDSKLIEGAVRDLAAITGQKPEVRKARKSIAQFKLREGQPIGARVTLRGDRMWEFLDRLLTIALPRIRDFRGLSPKQFDGHGNYTFGLNEQSMFHEIDPDSIDRPRGMDVTVVTTATNDDEGRALLRKLGFPFKEN is encoded by the coding sequence ATGACCACCGCAGAGAAGGTCGCGCCGCGCCTCAAGGTGCGCTACCGCGACGAGATCAAGGGCCAGCTGCAGGCGGAGTTCTCCTTCGCCAACGTCCACCAGATCCCGGGCGTGGTGAAGGTCGTCGTCAACATGGGCGTCGGCGACGCCGCCCGCGACAGCAAGCTGATCGAAGGCGCGGTCCGCGACCTCGCCGCGATCACCGGCCAGAAGCCCGAGGTCCGCAAGGCCCGCAAGTCCATCGCGCAGTTCAAGCTGCGCGAGGGCCAGCCGATCGGCGCGCGCGTCACGCTGCGCGGCGACCGCATGTGGGAGTTCCTCGACCGGCTGCTGACCATCGCGCTGCCGCGTATCCGCGACTTCCGCGGGCTTTCGCCGAAGCAGTTCGACGGCCACGGCAACTACACGTTCGGTCTCAACGAGCAGTCGATGTTCCACGAGATCGACCCCGACTCCATCGACCGCCCGCGCGGCATGGACGTCACCGTCGTCACGACCGCTACGAACGACGACGAGGGCCGGGCGCTGCTGCGCAAGCTCGGCTTCCCGTTCAAGGAGAACTGA
- a CDS encoding LysE family translocator, with the protein MSWLLLFFSASVLIALTPGANNLLGLHHGMTQGVRRGLAGLAGRLTAFTLLIAAVAAGLGQLLAASETALTIIKWAGAGYLLFLGVRLLWSTFRDKTGTVRPLAEPTTAWRVARKEFGVAITNPKAILVFTAFVPQFIDAAHGPFPAQIALLGAVYLLAEFLAGSVYVGVGAAVKSAELTRRARRNVDRGTGVVLVGLAGVLATSNA; encoded by the coding sequence GTGTCCTGGCTGCTGCTCTTCTTCTCCGCGTCGGTGCTCATCGCGCTTACGCCGGGAGCGAACAACCTGCTCGGGCTCCACCACGGGATGACGCAGGGTGTTCGCCGCGGCCTCGCCGGGCTGGCCGGCAGGCTGACCGCTTTCACGCTGCTGATCGCCGCCGTCGCGGCCGGGCTGGGGCAGCTGCTGGCCGCGTCCGAGACCGCGCTCACGATCATCAAGTGGGCCGGCGCCGGCTACCTGCTCTTCCTCGGCGTGCGCCTGCTCTGGTCGACTTTCCGGGACAAAACCGGCACGGTCCGGCCGCTCGCCGAGCCCACCACGGCCTGGCGGGTCGCGCGCAAGGAGTTCGGCGTCGCGATCACCAACCCGAAGGCCATCCTCGTCTTCACCGCGTTCGTCCCGCAGTTCATCGACGCAGCTCACGGGCCCTTTCCGGCCCAGATCGCACTGCTGGGCGCGGTCTACCTGCTGGCCGAGTTCCTGGCCGGCTCGGTCTACGTCGGGGTCGGCGCGGCCGTGAAGTCGGCGGAGCTGACCCGGCGGGCCCGGCGCAACGTCGACCGCGGCACCGGAGTGGTCCTCGTCGGGCTCGCCGGCGTGCTCGCGACGTCGAACGCGTGA
- the rplN gene encoding 50S ribosomal protein L14, protein MIQQESRLRVADNTGAKEILCIRVLGGSGRRYAGIGDIIVATVKDAIPAAGVKKGDVVKAVIVRTVKERRRPDGSYIRFDENAAVLIKNDNEPRGTRIFGPVGRELRDRKFMKIISLAPEVL, encoded by the coding sequence GTGATCCAGCAGGAGTCGCGGCTTCGGGTAGCCGACAACACGGGTGCGAAGGAAATCCTCTGCATCCGGGTTCTCGGTGGCTCCGGGCGGCGCTACGCCGGCATCGGCGACATCATCGTCGCCACCGTGAAGGACGCCATCCCGGCTGCCGGGGTGAAGAAGGGCGACGTCGTCAAGGCCGTCATCGTCCGCACGGTCAAGGAGCGCCGTCGTCCGGACGGTTCCTACATCCGGTTCGACGAGAACGCCGCCGTGCTCATCAAGAACGACAACGAGCCCCGGGGCACCCGCATCTTCGGCCCGGTGGGCCGCGAGCTGCGCGACCGAAAGTTCATGAAGATCATTTCGCTCGCGCCGGAGGTGCTGTGA
- the map gene encoding type I methionyl aminopeptidase — protein sequence MIEVKTPGELEAMRAAGLVVARTLAAVRATAKPGVSTAELDELAEQTIRDAGAVPSFKGYHGFPASICASVNEQIVHGIPAKTQVLADGDLISVDCGAILDGWHGDSAVTLAIGKVSDADLALSAATEAAMWAGIEAVTAGGRLTDISHAVQTAAERAGRDDGVDYGMIVEYGGHGIGRQMHMDPFLPNVGKPGKGPRLKPGMALAIEPMLTGGGGETRELDDGWTVVTADGSRAAHWEHTVAVTEDGPWVLTAPEDA from the coding sequence ATGATCGAGGTCAAGACCCCCGGCGAGCTGGAAGCCATGCGCGCCGCGGGGCTCGTCGTGGCCCGTACGCTGGCGGCCGTCCGTGCCACCGCGAAACCGGGTGTCAGCACCGCCGAGCTCGACGAGCTGGCCGAGCAGACGATCCGGGACGCGGGCGCGGTGCCGTCGTTCAAGGGCTACCACGGCTTCCCGGCGTCGATCTGCGCGTCGGTGAACGAGCAGATCGTCCACGGCATCCCGGCGAAGACGCAGGTCCTCGCCGACGGTGACCTCATCTCGGTCGACTGCGGCGCGATCCTCGACGGCTGGCACGGCGACTCCGCCGTCACGCTGGCCATCGGCAAGGTCTCCGACGCCGACCTGGCGTTGTCCGCGGCCACCGAGGCGGCGATGTGGGCCGGCATCGAGGCGGTCACCGCCGGCGGGCGGCTCACCGACATCTCCCACGCCGTCCAGACGGCCGCCGAACGCGCGGGCCGGGACGACGGCGTCGACTACGGGATGATCGTCGAGTACGGCGGCCACGGCATCGGCCGCCAGATGCACATGGACCCGTTCCTGCCGAACGTCGGCAAGCCCGGCAAGGGCCCGCGGCTCAAGCCCGGCATGGCGCTGGCGATCGAGCCGATGCTGACCGGTGGCGGCGGCGAGACGCGTGAGCTGGACGACGGCTGGACGGTCGTCACGGCCGACGGCTCGCGCGCGGCCCACTGGGAGCACACGGTGGCGGTCACCGAGGACGGTCCCTGGGTGCTCACCGCCCCCGAAGACGCCTGA
- the rpmC gene encoding 50S ribosomal protein L29 → MASGAVQASELRELTAEELVLRLKEYKEELFNLRFQMATGQLDNNRRLRTVRTDIARIYTVMRERELGLSVAPDAESEGAA, encoded by the coding sequence ATGGCGAGCGGAGCCGTTCAGGCATCGGAGCTGCGTGAGCTCACCGCGGAAGAGCTCGTCCTGCGTCTCAAGGAGTACAAGGAGGAGCTGTTCAACCTCCGTTTCCAGATGGCGACCGGGCAGCTCGACAACAACCGCCGTCTGCGCACTGTCCGCACGGACATCGCGCGGATCTACACGGTCATGCGCGAGCGTGAACTCGGCCTGTCCGTTGCCCCCGACGCCGAGAGTGAAGGTGCCGCATGA
- the rplR gene encoding 50S ribosomal protein L18: MSDTTTKRKPVGKDISTRRRVAKARRHFRLRKKVSGTDQRPRLVVKRSSRHIAVQVIDDLAGHTLASASTLEADVRALEGDKKAKAAKVGELVAARAKSAGISAVVFDRGGNAYHGRIAALADAAREAGLEF, from the coding sequence ATGAGCGACACGACTACGAAGCGCAAGCCGGTGGGCAAGGACATCTCGACCCGCCGCCGCGTCGCGAAGGCCCGTCGGCACTTCCGCCTCCGCAAGAAGGTCTCGGGCACGGACCAGCGTCCGCGCCTGGTCGTCAAGCGGTCCTCGCGGCACATCGCCGTGCAGGTGATCGACGACCTCGCCGGTCACACCCTGGCGTCGGCGTCCACCCTCGAGGCGGACGTCCGGGCGCTCGAGGGCGACAAGAAGGCCAAGGCCGCCAAGGTCGGGGAACTCGTCGCCGCGCGTGCCAAGAGCGCCGGGATCTCGGCTGTGGTGTTCGACCGTGGCGGCAACGCCTACCACGGCCGCATCGCCGCGCTCGCCGACGCCGCCCGCGAGGCGGGGTTGGAGTTCTGA
- the rpsD gene encoding 30S ribosomal protein S4 yields MARYTGPATRISRRLKVDLIGGDQAFERRPYPPGQHGRGRIKESEYLLQSQEKQKARYTYGVLERQFVRYYKEAVRRPGKTGENLLQILESRLDNVIYRAGIARTRRQARQLVSHGHFLVNGKKVNVPSFQVSKWDIIDVRPKSFSMLPFVVAKESFGERPVPAWLQVVPSNLRVLVHQLPERAQIDVPVQEQLIVELYSK; encoded by the coding sequence ATGGCTCGTTACACCGGCCCCGCGACGCGTATCTCGCGTCGCCTCAAGGTTGACCTCATCGGCGGCGACCAGGCTTTCGAGCGTCGCCCCTACCCGCCGGGCCAGCACGGCCGCGGGCGCATCAAGGAGTCCGAGTACCTCCTGCAGTCGCAGGAGAAGCAGAAGGCTCGCTACACCTACGGCGTTCTCGAGCGTCAGTTCGTCCGGTACTACAAGGAAGCCGTCCGGCGTCCGGGCAAGACCGGTGAGAACCTGCTGCAGATCCTCGAGTCCCGCCTGGACAACGTGATCTACCGCGCCGGCATCGCCCGCACGCGCCGCCAGGCGCGTCAGCTGGTGAGCCACGGCCACTTCCTGGTCAACGGCAAGAAGGTCAACGTCCCATCGTTCCAGGTCTCGAAGTGGGACATCATCGACGTGCGGCCGAAGTCGTTCTCGATGCTGCCCTTCGTCGTGGCGAAGGAGTCCTTCGGCGAGCGTCCGGTCCCGGCGTGGCTGCAGGTCGTCCCGTCGAACCTCCGCGTGCTGGTCCACCAGCTGCCGGAGCGCGCGCAGATCGACGTTCCGGTTCAGGAACAGCTGATCGTCGAGCTCTACTCGAAGTAA
- the infA gene encoding translation initiation factor IF-1 → MAKKDGAIEVEGRVVEPLPNAMFRVELENGHKVLAHISGKMRQHYIRILPEDRVVVELSPYDLSRGRIVYRYK, encoded by the coding sequence ATGGCGAAGAAAGACGGGGCCATCGAGGTCGAAGGCCGCGTAGTCGAGCCGCTCCCCAACGCGATGTTCCGCGTCGAGTTGGAGAACGGTCACAAGGTCCTGGCACACATCAGCGGCAAGATGCGGCAGCACTACATCCGCATCCTGCCGGAGGACAGGGTCGTCGTGGAGCTCTCGCCCTACGACCTCTCTCGTGGTCGCATCGTCTACCGCTACAAGTGA
- the rplO gene encoding 50S ribosomal protein L15 → MTAIKIHHLRPAPGAKRDKIRVGRGEGSKGKTAGRGTKGTKARKNVPAGFEGGQMPIHMRLPKLRGFKNRFRTEYQPVNVGDIARVFPDGGKIGAEELVKGGLVRKGKLVKVLGNGDVNGVKLDVTADAFSGSAKEKLEAAGGSATTN, encoded by the coding sequence ATGACGGCCATCAAGATCCACCACCTGCGTCCGGCTCCGGGCGCCAAGCGCGACAAGATCCGCGTGGGCCGTGGTGAGGGTTCGAAGGGCAAGACGGCCGGTCGCGGTACGAAGGGCACCAAGGCCCGGAAGAACGTGCCCGCCGGGTTCGAGGGTGGGCAGATGCCCATCCACATGCGGCTCCCGAAGCTGCGTGGCTTCAAGAACCGCTTCCGCACCGAGTACCAGCCGGTGAACGTGGGCGACATCGCCCGCGTGTTCCCGGACGGCGGCAAGATCGGCGCCGAGGAACTCGTCAAGGGCGGTCTGGTCCGCAAGGGCAAGCTGGTGAAGGTCCTCGGCAACGGCGACGTGAACGGCGTCAAGCTGGACGTCACCGCGGACGCGTTCTCCGGCTCCGCCAAGGAGAAGCTCGAAGCGGCCGGTGGCTCCGCCACCACCAACTGA
- the rpsH gene encoding 30S ribosomal protein S8, whose protein sequence is MTMTDPIADFLTRLRNANSAYHDEVKLPHSKLKANIAEILKREGYIAGYRDEPGEKHKNLVVELKYGPNRERSIAGLRRVSKPGLRVYAKSTELPSVLGGLGIAIISTSSGLQTDRQAKRNSVGGEVLAYVW, encoded by the coding sequence ATGACGATGACCGACCCCATCGCAGACTTCTTGACGCGTCTGCGCAACGCGAACTCGGCGTACCACGACGAGGTCAAGCTCCCGCACTCGAAGCTCAAGGCGAACATCGCCGAGATCCTCAAGCGCGAGGGCTACATCGCGGGTTACCGCGACGAGCCGGGCGAGAAGCACAAGAACCTCGTCGTCGAGCTCAAGTACGGCCCCAACCGTGAGCGGAGCATCGCCGGCCTCCGGCGTGTCTCCAAGCCCGGCCTGCGGGTCTACGCCAAATCGACCGAACTGCCGTCCGTGCTCGGCGGCCTGGGCATCGCGATCATTTCGACGTCCTCGGGCCTGCAGACCGACCGGCAGGCCAAGCGCAACAGCGTGGGCGGCGAAGTCCTCGCCTACGTCTGGTAA
- the rpsQ gene encoding 30S ribosomal protein S17 — translation MSEPTTEATARNYRKVREGYVVSDKMNKTIVVELEDRKKHPRYSKVVRTTSKVKVHDENNEAGVGDRVTLMETRPLSATKRWRLVQIVEKAK, via the coding sequence ATGAGCGAGCCCACCACCGAGGCGACGGCCCGGAACTACCGCAAGGTTCGTGAGGGCTACGTCGTCTCGGACAAGATGAACAAGACGATCGTGGTCGAGCTCGAGGACCGCAAGAAGCACCCCCGCTACTCGAAGGTCGTCCGCACCACCTCCAAGGTGAAGGTGCACGACGAGAACAACGAGGCCGGCGTGGGCGACCGGGTCACCCTGATGGAGACCCGTCCGCTGTCGGCGACGAAGCGCTGGCGCCTGGTGCAGATCGTGGAGAAGGCCAAGTAA
- the rpmD gene encoding 50S ribosomal protein L30: MAQLKVTQVKSKIGTKHAHRESLRTLGLRKIRQSVVREDTPQVRGLIHTVRHLVEVEEVQA; encoded by the coding sequence ATGGCTCAGCTCAAGGTCACCCAGGTCAAGAGCAAAATCGGCACGAAGCACGCTCACCGCGAGTCGCTGCGCACCCTCGGGCTGCGCAAGATCCGCCAGAGCGTCGTGCGTGAAGACACCCCCCAGGTGCGCGGCCTGATCCACACCGTCCGCCATCTGGTGGAGGTCGAGGAGGTCCAGGCATGA
- the secY gene encoding preprotein translocase subunit SecY, with the protein MFSAFRSALATPDLRKKILFTLAIVAVYRIGATIPAPGISYGAVQACSSQAQQEGVYQLLNLFSGGALLQLSLFSTGIMPYITASIIIQLLTVVIPRFEELKKEGQSGQGKLTQYTRYLTIALAILQATGVVALADRKQLFPDCQSPIIPDNSVYSLAIIVITMTAGTAVMMWLGELITERGVGNGMSVLIFLNIAARIPVEGGNILSNGGGIALTMICVFGLVIIASVIFVEQGQRRIPVQYAKRMIGRRMYGGTSTYLPIKVNQAGVIPVIFASSLLYLPDLISRLVGDQNSNSGWQVFIKNYIVNQGNWVHILLYFALIIFFTYFYITITFNVDERAEEMKKFGGFIPGIRPGRPTAEYLSFVLGRITLPGSLYLGIIAILPNFFLSVTGSGNNQNFPFGGTAVLIMVGVGLDTVKQIESQLMQRNYEGFLK; encoded by the coding sequence GTGTTCAGCGCCTTCCGCTCGGCTCTCGCGACGCCGGATCTACGCAAGAAGATCCTGTTCACGCTAGCCATCGTCGCGGTCTACCGAATCGGTGCGACCATTCCGGCACCCGGGATCTCGTACGGAGCCGTCCAGGCCTGTAGCTCCCAGGCGCAGCAGGAGGGCGTCTACCAGCTGCTGAACCTGTTCAGCGGCGGTGCGCTGCTGCAGCTGTCGCTCTTCTCGACCGGCATCATGCCGTACATCACGGCGAGTATCATCATCCAGCTGCTCACCGTGGTCATCCCGCGGTTCGAGGAGCTGAAGAAGGAAGGGCAGTCCGGCCAGGGCAAGCTGACCCAGTACACCCGGTACCTGACGATCGCGCTGGCGATCCTGCAGGCCACCGGCGTGGTCGCGCTCGCGGACCGCAAGCAGCTCTTCCCCGACTGCCAGTCGCCGATCATCCCGGACAACAGCGTCTACTCGCTGGCGATCATCGTCATCACCATGACCGCGGGCACCGCCGTCATGATGTGGCTGGGCGAGCTGATCACCGAGCGCGGCGTCGGCAACGGCATGTCGGTCCTGATCTTCCTGAACATCGCCGCGCGCATCCCGGTCGAGGGCGGGAACATCCTGTCCAACGGCGGCGGCATCGCGCTGACGATGATCTGCGTCTTCGGGCTCGTGATCATCGCGAGCGTCATCTTCGTCGAGCAGGGGCAGCGCCGGATCCCGGTGCAGTACGCCAAGCGCATGATCGGCCGCCGGATGTACGGCGGCACGTCGACCTACCTGCCGATCAAGGTGAACCAGGCCGGCGTCATCCCGGTCATCTTCGCCTCGTCCCTGCTGTACCTGCCGGACCTGATCAGCCGCCTCGTCGGCGACCAGAACAGCAACTCCGGCTGGCAGGTGTTCATCAAGAACTACATCGTGAACCAGGGCAACTGGGTCCACATCCTGCTGTACTTCGCGCTGATCATCTTCTTCACGTACTTCTACATCACGATCACGTTCAACGTGGACGAGCGTGCGGAAGAGATGAAGAAGTTCGGCGGGTTCATCCCGGGCATCCGTCCCGGGCGTCCGACCGCGGAGTACCTGAGCTTCGTGCTCGGCCGGATCACCCTCCCCGGCTCGCTGTACCTGGGCATCATCGCGATCCTTCCGAACTTCTTCCTGTCGGTGACCGGTAGCGGGAACAACCAGAACTTCCCGTTCGGTGGCACGGCTGTGCTGATCATGGTCGGTGTCGGCCTCGACACCGTGAAGCAGATCGAAAGCCAGCTGATGCAGCGCAACTACGAAGGGTTCTTGAAGTGA
- the rpsE gene encoding 30S ribosomal protein S5 produces MPGRTRQFGGGQGGPGGQGGNDRGDRRDRRDRRDSGRGGAAQDKTPHLEKVVTINRVAKVVKGGRRFSFTALVVVGDGDGQVGVGYGKAKEVPAAIAKGVEEAKKNFFRVPRVGGTIPHPIQGEEAAGVVLLRPASAGTGVIAGGPVRAVLECAGVHDVLSKSLGSDNAINIVHATVAALKGLQRPEEVAARRGLPLEDVAPARMLRQRAGQGV; encoded by the coding sequence ATGCCGGGACGTACACGGCAATTCGGCGGCGGCCAGGGCGGACCCGGCGGGCAGGGCGGCAACGACCGCGGTGACCGTCGCGACCGCCGGGACCGGCGCGACAGCGGCCGTGGCGGGGCGGCCCAGGACAAGACCCCGCACCTCGAGAAGGTCGTGACGATCAACCGCGTCGCCAAGGTCGTCAAGGGCGGTCGTCGCTTCAGCTTCACCGCCCTGGTGGTCGTCGGTGACGGCGACGGTCAGGTCGGCGTCGGCTACGGCAAGGCCAAGGAAGTTCCCGCGGCCATCGCCAAGGGCGTCGAGGAAGCGAAGAAGAACTTCTTCCGCGTCCCGCGCGTCGGCGGCACCATCCCGCACCCGATCCAGGGTGAGGAGGCCGCCGGTGTCGTGCTGCTCCGTCCGGCTTCGGCCGGTACCGGCGTCATCGCCGGTGGCCCGGTGCGCGCGGTGCTGGAGTGCGCGGGTGTCCACGACGTGCTGTCGAAGTCGCTCGGCTCCGACAACGCCATCAACATCGTGCACGCGACCGTGGCGGCTCTGAAGGGTCTGCAGCGTCCGGAGGAGGTGGCGGCCCGCCGTGGCCTGCCGCTCGAGGACGTCGCCCCGGCCCGGATGCTGCGCCAGCGTGCCGGCCAGGGGGTCTGA